A genomic stretch from Leptospira licerasiae serovar Varillal str. VAR 010 includes:
- a CDS encoding SH3 domain-containing protein yields MAAMALKFRILLLLLLPPLYFSLVAQTSDPYHYVLITSGVLNVRETPETGKIVFTLNRGSKVKILPDETKGPIDWSKIKTEDGRTGFVSRKYLGLTPPDTLDEYKLIGFVWSGYDPKDLPIFVPLAFFSQKGWQEAKDEYEFDYKFRSGVNTSLPSFSLLEGDKGPSFSAASPTTYGCQEFPALKVKPTGDLKAKKDWLVYSPDLGLQSIPLQELSKTDPDYTLFKNLAETTWKARGYPETEWLHSTMEEVYTFKNNKKETFLSGRIAYHKKGAERRYLYLLGRKFGTDRVLISFEKSEKLTEELGFYGGSFHLIGVIYREEDPVPILLFTDIGYDSSIKSLYELKNGTLQLLLRGAGDAC; encoded by the coding sequence GTGGCTGCAATGGCGCTTAAATTCCGGATCTTACTACTCTTACTTCTACCTCCATTGTATTTTTCTTTGGTCGCTCAGACCTCAGATCCATATCATTATGTGCTGATCACATCAGGAGTGTTAAACGTTAGGGAAACTCCTGAAACCGGAAAGATCGTCTTTACATTGAACAGAGGAAGTAAGGTCAAGATCCTTCCTGACGAAACAAAAGGCCCGATCGATTGGAGCAAGATCAAAACGGAGGACGGTAGAACAGGTTTTGTTTCCAGAAAATATTTAGGACTCACACCGCCTGACACATTGGACGAATACAAATTAATCGGATTTGTTTGGTCCGGATATGATCCTAAAGATCTTCCCATCTTTGTTCCACTTGCTTTTTTCAGCCAAAAAGGTTGGCAAGAAGCGAAAGACGAATACGAATTCGATTATAAATTCAGAAGCGGTGTGAATACTTCGCTTCCTTCTTTTTCATTATTAGAAGGAGACAAGGGTCCTTCCTTTTCCGCTGCCTCACCCACTACGTATGGGTGCCAAGAATTTCCCGCTTTAAAAGTAAAACCTACTGGAGATTTGAAAGCCAAAAAGGATTGGTTGGTATACTCTCCTGATCTTGGACTACAATCTATTCCGCTCCAAGAATTATCCAAAACGGATCCCGATTATACTCTTTTCAAAAACTTAGCTGAAACAACTTGGAAAGCAAGAGGATACCCGGAGACGGAATGGCTTCATTCCACAATGGAAGAAGTATATACTTTCAAAAATAATAAAAAAGAGACCTTTCTCTCCGGAAGGATCGCCTATCATAAAAAAGGCGCAGAAAGAAGGTATCTCTACCTACTAGGGCGAAAATTCGGGACAGACAGAGTTTTAATCTCCTTTGAAAAATCCGAAAAACTTACCGAGGAGTTGGGATTTTATGGAGGTTCTTTTCATTTGATAGGAGTGATCTATAGGGAAGAAGATCCGGTTCCTATATTATTATTTACTGATATAGGCTACGACTCTTCCATTAAATCCTTATATGAACTAAAGAACGGGACCTTGCAGCTATTATTAAGGGGCGCAGGAGACGCCTGTTAA
- a CDS encoding glycosyltransferase family 39 protein gives MVSLVNFLFFLGIILNTYFISVILHKKGLPQPLSRNLVSFTLSVLIVGSIALLLVSFESYKILYVVLIQLLVSGSILGYILFHKLDPRLNPISGSNNSKNLFTNILLALLLLSAGAMYSLFPIEYIKGDRDHGLYVVFGSKIQKTGGLNFDDYRYQDLTKVLGNNIFYGYPAIHSDYSPQDPSVPIGSLSPRFYPLFPTYLALAADLFGLDAMFRVNSIFGVLSLVFIFLIVKKWIGPWGALTAVFFCAFNPAQLWNVRTTLSEPLGQMLILFSSYLALYFFRKNNGWMFFAGGILGLSSFNRIDSLIYFPAIVIFVGYLLFLRKKSLWRGFNFLFGYSAISILGVLYGYINSKPYMVDLWKSKQLLKLTLFCVFSTVLLSGLLFFSNLQIGKQSIELFKKTILKNKKFLRIVILSCLFLLITFAYSIQPVISNSEDLTDFFYFKKNSFIFFLLYVPLLLVLFGIGGYDLLVFRKQSSGSLVFLLLGSLLSFVYFYDPSIYPDHFWASRRWVLFPIPFACIMGVIGLYSLPIKRQALKFALIALVFAGYIYHLYNRDRLIFFERMLSGYSEEFERLSVSLPSEKAIYFTKKQDLASPLRYLSGRDTYLIHKTRPFLENAIKLIELGWNVYLIDEDPNLEDGPVTLKKVDKIQLEGKYPLDSVNRYPDMLLYRGTFLQVYKLGFNPKPFAQEKRSISIDPSQFAYMLKTIRSERKNQPNAYEEVKGYDYYIPKDPKGKFRVEFEGESLSQATFSVTANQSSSILFPESPGVGNDKIMSIEFSVENPETDDVQIRFHTKKDKQAILKSLQLSRIP, from the coding sequence GTGGTTTCTTTGGTAAATTTCTTATTTTTTTTAGGCATCATCCTAAATACTTATTTTATATCGGTCATTCTTCATAAAAAAGGACTCCCACAACCCTTATCAAGAAACTTAGTCTCTTTCACACTTTCCGTTTTAATTGTCGGATCTATTGCACTTCTCTTAGTTTCTTTCGAATCTTACAAAATCCTTTATGTGGTATTGATCCAACTTTTGGTTTCGGGATCAATCTTAGGATACATTCTCTTTCATAAGCTCGATCCCAGATTGAACCCTATCTCAGGCAGTAATAATTCGAAAAATTTATTTACTAATATCCTTCTTGCTTTGTTGCTCTTGAGTGCAGGAGCAATGTATTCCCTTTTTCCTATCGAGTATATTAAGGGAGATAGGGATCACGGATTGTATGTCGTCTTCGGAAGTAAGATCCAAAAAACAGGCGGCCTGAACTTTGATGATTATAGATACCAGGACCTAACCAAGGTTTTAGGAAATAACATCTTTTACGGTTACCCTGCAATCCATTCGGACTACTCACCTCAGGACCCGTCGGTACCGATCGGCTCTCTTTCTCCTCGTTTTTATCCTCTCTTCCCAACCTATTTGGCCTTAGCCGCCGATCTATTCGGGCTAGATGCAATGTTCCGAGTGAATTCAATATTCGGAGTATTATCCCTAGTCTTTATCTTTCTGATCGTGAAAAAATGGATAGGGCCTTGGGGCGCATTGACCGCAGTCTTTTTCTGCGCATTCAATCCCGCCCAGCTCTGGAATGTTAGGACAACTTTATCCGAGCCACTGGGGCAAATGTTGATCTTATTCTCCTCCTATTTAGCTCTTTATTTTTTCAGAAAGAATAACGGGTGGATGTTCTTTGCGGGTGGGATCTTAGGCCTAAGTAGCTTCAATAGGATCGATAGCTTAATTTATTTTCCCGCAATCGTGATTTTTGTAGGTTATCTATTATTCTTAAGAAAGAAATCTCTCTGGAGAGGATTTAATTTTCTATTTGGATATTCGGCGATTTCAATCCTGGGAGTCTTATATGGTTATATCAATTCCAAACCGTACATGGTGGATCTATGGAAAAGTAAGCAATTACTGAAATTAACTTTATTCTGCGTTTTTTCTACTGTCTTATTATCAGGACTCTTATTCTTTTCCAATCTACAGATCGGGAAACAATCGATTGAATTATTTAAAAAGACTATCCTCAAAAATAAAAAGTTCCTAAGGATAGTAATTCTTTCCTGCTTATTTCTTTTGATCACATTCGCTTATTCCATCCAACCGGTGATAAGTAATTCTGAAGACCTGACTGATTTCTTTTATTTTAAAAAGAATAGTTTTATATTCTTTTTATTATATGTTCCTTTACTCTTGGTATTATTCGGAATTGGGGGATACGATCTATTAGTATTCCGAAAACAATCATCCGGTTCTCTGGTATTTTTGCTATTAGGCTCCCTTCTCTCGTTTGTTTATTTTTACGATCCAAGTATTTATCCGGATCATTTCTGGGCATCTAGGCGCTGGGTATTGTTTCCTATTCCTTTTGCATGTATCATGGGAGTCATTGGGCTTTATTCTTTGCCTATCAAAAGACAAGCACTTAAATTCGCTTTAATTGCGTTAGTCTTTGCCGGTTATATCTATCATCTTTATAATAGAGACAGGCTGATCTTTTTTGAAAGAATGTTATCCGGTTATTCGGAAGAATTCGAAAGATTGTCAGTTTCTCTTCCAAGCGAAAAGGCAATCTATTTCACTAAAAAACAAGACCTTGCAAGCCCTCTTCGTTATTTAAGTGGAAGAGATACTTATCTTATCCACAAAACCCGTCCTTTTTTAGAAAATGCGATCAAACTAATTGAATTAGGTTGGAATGTATATTTGATCGATGAGGACCCGAATCTGGAAGATGGCCCCGTTACTTTGAAAAAAGTAGATAAGATTCAACTAGAAGGAAAGTATCCTTTAGATTCTGTGAATCGTTACCCTGATATGCTCTTATACAGAGGAACCTTCTTACAAGTTTATAAATTAGGATTTAACCCAAAACCTTTCGCTCAGGAAAAAAGATCGATTTCTATAGATCCTTCTCAATTTGCTTATATGTTAAAGACAATAAGGTCGGAACGCAAGAACCAACCGAATGCTTACGAAGAAGTGAAAGGTTACGATTATTATATTCCGAAAGATCCGAAAGGAAAATTCAGAGTAGAATTCGAAGGAGAATCCTTAAGCCAGGCAACTTTTAGCGTGACTGCGAACCAATCCTCTTCCATACTCTTTCCTGAATCCCCTGGCGTTGGAAATGATAAGATCATGAGCATCGAATTCTCCGTGGAAAATCCGGAAACAGACGATGTTCAGATCCGCTTTCACACCAAAAAGGACAAACAGGCAATTTTAAAGTCCCTGCAATTATCTAGAATTCCCTGA
- a CDS encoding LIC_10091 family lipoprotein: MRKKGPNTVVLYKNKKNLFLTVLFICSVFYFIDCSAGQGQGDHSVFGRKASLTREGLQLSAIDTPPADRHLHAEHYPSSNERRLDLFKSRVVGLGGGYMGVGTDQNLTLIAWARSEFAYLFDFDPVTVSINRLHLYFLEISPTYPEYEKLWDPKNKNDVLLVIEKRFSNDPEYQVILKSYQIALRKGAVPQRLADLHKISKVYPEFTSFHNDTKDYEYLRNLVLDGKIIAVDGNLLGDKTINSISEKAKELEIPIRILYTSNAEEYFRYPEGMRKNFLNLYGDTKSIVIRTVTKGAKVYGFPDGEMFPVAFPFHYNIQSLDNLKIWLNKENVLYTTILLRNRKPISKGFSLIEALPPEPKK, from the coding sequence ATGAGAAAAAAAGGACCTAATACGGTCGTTTTATACAAAAATAAAAAGAATCTATTCTTAACGGTTTTATTCATTTGTTCGGTTTTCTATTTTATCGATTGTTCTGCCGGTCAAGGTCAGGGAGATCATTCTGTTTTCGGTAGAAAAGCTTCCTTAACTAGAGAAGGATTACAACTTTCAGCAATTGATACTCCTCCGGCAGATCGTCATCTGCATGCGGAACATTATCCTTCTTCTAACGAGAGAAGGTTGGACTTGTTTAAATCCAGAGTAGTGGGTTTAGGCGGGGGATATATGGGAGTTGGGACCGATCAGAACTTAACTCTGATAGCTTGGGCGAGAAGTGAGTTTGCTTATCTTTTCGATTTTGATCCTGTCACGGTCTCCATTAATCGACTTCATCTTTATTTTCTCGAAATTTCTCCTACATATCCGGAGTACGAAAAGCTTTGGGATCCTAAGAATAAGAACGATGTTCTTCTTGTCATAGAAAAAAGATTTTCGAACGATCCGGAATATCAAGTAATTCTAAAGTCTTATCAGATCGCTCTCAGAAAAGGAGCAGTCCCTCAACGTTTAGCGGATTTGCATAAGATCTCTAAAGTATATCCTGAGTTTACTTCCTTCCATAACGATACTAAGGACTATGAATACTTAAGGAATCTGGTCCTAGATGGAAAGATAATCGCGGTTGATGGGAATTTGTTGGGAGATAAGACAATAAATTCTATTTCAGAAAAAGCGAAAGAATTGGAGATCCCGATCCGTATTTTATACACTTCTAATGCGGAAGAATATTTCAGATATCCTGAAGGAATGAGAAAGAATTTTCTGAATTTGTACGGAGATACTAAAAGTATAGTGATCCGTACGGTTACAAAAGGTGCTAAAGTATACGGATTCCCGGACGGAGAAATGTTTCCGGTGGCGTTCCCTTTTCATTATAATATCCAGTCTTTGGATAACCTAAAGATATGGCTGAACAAGGAAAATGTTCTATACACGACCATACTTCTCCGGAACCGCAAACCTATCTCAAAAGGATTCTCTTTGATAGAAGCCTTGCCTCCGGAACCTAAAAAATGA
- a CDS encoding CapA family protein, with the protein MIRSCIFCLGIAFFVVPCSSQNVKTGSPTDAVRIVAVGDIMSHQTQIDTAYDKECDCWKFDEVFQEVSSTISEADLAVGNLETTLPGDPKHYTGYPQFGAPDSLAKAIKDIGFDVLSTANNHSCDKGRLGVVRTLSVLDQLGLKHLGTYKDKEEYEKNRILFVHVGNLNLAFLDYTYGTNGLEIPAGTVVNLIDKDQIASDIALAKKSKPDAIIVMYHYGTEYLHQPDPFQVEMVDHAFSSGADIVLGGHPHTLQKFGKKTVKDKFGISKERFYIYSLGNFISGQDRRYVDGGIILKFSLSKENDKLNIFDISYEPVWVYIDRTGARTQFRLLPVKKYLNNDQERKLPETSYQRMKQFYKDTVDLLGP; encoded by the coding sequence ATGATCCGAAGCTGTATCTTTTGTTTAGGGATTGCGTTTTTTGTAGTCCCTTGTTCCTCTCAGAACGTTAAGACCGGCTCTCCAACTGACGCAGTTCGAATTGTAGCAGTAGGAGATATCATGTCTCACCAAACTCAGATAGATACAGCTTATGATAAAGAATGTGACTGCTGGAAATTCGACGAGGTATTCCAAGAAGTTTCCTCCACGATATCGGAAGCGGATTTGGCAGTCGGAAATTTAGAAACCACTCTTCCGGGGGACCCAAAACATTATACTGGTTATCCCCAGTTCGGAGCTCCGGATTCTCTTGCAAAAGCGATCAAGGATATTGGCTTCGACGTACTTTCTACTGCAAATAATCATTCTTGCGATAAGGGAAGGTTAGGGGTCGTAAGAACTCTTTCCGTGTTGGACCAACTAGGACTAAAACATTTAGGGACTTATAAGGACAAAGAAGAATATGAAAAAAATAGAATATTATTTGTCCATGTAGGAAATCTAAATCTTGCATTTTTAGATTATACGTATGGTACCAATGGTTTGGAGATTCCCGCAGGCACAGTGGTCAATTTGATAGATAAAGACCAGATTGCTTCCGATATAGCTTTGGCAAAAAAGTCAAAGCCGGATGCAATTATCGTAATGTACCATTACGGAACGGAATATCTCCACCAGCCTGATCCTTTTCAGGTAGAAATGGTGGATCATGCATTTTCTTCCGGAGCGGATATAGTCTTGGGAGGTCACCCCCATACTCTGCAAAAATTCGGTAAAAAGACCGTAAAAGACAAATTCGGGATCTCGAAAGAGAGATTTTATATTTATTCTTTAGGCAACTTTATCTCGGGACAAGACAGACGTTATGTAGATGGAGGAATTATCCTAAAATTTTCCTTATCAAAAGAAAACGATAAATTAAATATTTTTGATATATCTTACGAACCGGTTTGGGTTTATATAGACAGGACCGGCGCCAGAACTCAATTCAGGTTATTGCCCGTTAAAAAATATCTAAACAACGACCAGGAAAGAAAACTTCCCGAAACTTCTTACCAAAGAATGAAACAATTCTATAAAGACACAGTAGATCTGCTCGGTCCTTGA
- a CDS encoding alkene reductase, giving the protein MNLLFTEYTLGKNKLKNRTVMAPMTRSRAIGNIPNDLMAEYYSQRASAGLLITEGVSPSPNGLGYARIPGIFSEEQVQGWKKVTDAVHTKQGRIFVQLMHSGRVGNDLNLPEGAELVGPSAIGLKGTVWTDAEGNQPYSSPREMNSKDIQVAIREYVNAAENAIKAGFDGVELHGANGYLIEQFLHPSANHRNDEYGGDWKKRNRFALEVATAVVEAIGADKVGIRLSPYGVFNDLEIHNEIEEQYKDLAASLGKLGLVYIHIVDHSSMGAPKPTASVVTLIRESYKFQNPNGTYILSGGYDPKRADSDLKEKNADLIAFGRNFISNPDLVERLEKGIPLAEPDASTFYTPGEKGYTDYPVAALSKV; this is encoded by the coding sequence ATGAACCTATTATTTACCGAATATACATTAGGAAAAAATAAGCTAAAAAACAGAACCGTAATGGCTCCTATGACCAGATCCAGAGCGATCGGAAATATTCCGAACGATTTGATGGCGGAATATTATTCTCAAAGAGCAAGTGCCGGTCTACTGATTACGGAAGGTGTTTCTCCTTCCCCTAACGGTTTAGGATATGCCAGGATTCCAGGAATTTTTTCCGAAGAACAAGTCCAAGGTTGGAAAAAGGTAACGGATGCGGTGCATACAAAGCAAGGTAGAATATTCGTACAGCTCATGCATTCCGGAAGAGTAGGAAACGATTTGAATCTACCGGAAGGCGCGGAACTTGTCGGCCCTTCTGCTATCGGATTAAAAGGAACAGTTTGGACGGATGCGGAAGGTAACCAACCATACTCATCTCCAAGAGAAATGAATTCAAAAGATATCCAAGTTGCGATCCGTGAATATGTGAATGCAGCAGAGAATGCGATCAAAGCCGGATTTGACGGAGTGGAGCTTCATGGGGCCAACGGATATTTAATAGAACAATTTTTGCATCCGAGTGCAAACCATCGAAACGACGAATACGGTGGAGATTGGAAAAAAAGAAATAGATTCGCATTAGAAGTTGCTACCGCGGTTGTGGAAGCGATAGGCGCAGACAAAGTAGGGATCAGGCTTTCTCCTTACGGAGTTTTTAACGATTTAGAAATTCATAATGAAATAGAAGAGCAATACAAGGATCTTGCCGCTTCTCTAGGAAAATTGGGACTGGTTTACATTCATATCGTGGATCATTCTTCTATGGGCGCTCCTAAGCCGACGGCTTCAGTGGTTACTTTAATCAGGGAATCTTATAAATTCCAAAACCCGAACGGTACTTATATTCTTTCGGGAGGTTACGATCCAAAACGTGCGGATTCCGACCTGAAAGAAAAGAATGCGGATCTGATCGCATTCGGTCGTAACTTTATTTCCAACCCTGATTTGGTGGAAAGATTGGAGAAAGGAATCCCTCTTGCTGAGCCGGACGCTTCTACCTTCTATACTCCCGGAGAAAAAGGATATACCGATTATCCTGTAGCGGCACTTTCTAAGGTTTAA
- a CDS encoding efflux RND transporter periplasmic adaptor subunit has protein sequence MQLKEILLNLYSNKIARISIAGILLLLLGWWIFRPKPLQVDIGKVEKGTYRQIVEEEGITRVKEKFTLFSPVNGVLQRLEKHVGERVDKGETVAIVRWDYDRKVKSPISGSILSIQRESEGPIAMGAPILDIGNTSSLEIVCDVLTQDSTHIHVGDPVLIEGWGGEPFQGKVRLVEPAAFTKISSLGVEEQRVRTIIDIAPPSPMGDSFRVQAKIVSFSKDNVLILPTAALFREGENWSVFKVVKGKAIKTNVKIEARSGKSSLLTEGLQEGDEVVLYPTEEIQNGKKVK, from the coding sequence ATGCAACTTAAGGAAATCCTATTAAACTTATATTCCAACAAGATCGCCCGTATCTCTATTGCAGGTATTTTGTTACTACTTTTAGGCTGGTGGATCTTTCGGCCCAAACCTTTACAAGTGGATATAGGAAAGGTGGAAAAAGGGACCTACCGACAAATCGTAGAAGAAGAAGGTATCACGAGGGTAAAAGAAAAATTCACCCTCTTCTCCCCCGTAAATGGAGTACTACAAAGATTAGAAAAACATGTGGGAGAAAGAGTCGATAAAGGAGAAACCGTTGCAATCGTGCGCTGGGATTATGATAGAAAAGTGAAATCACCGATCTCAGGAAGTATCCTATCTATACAAAGAGAAAGTGAAGGCCCCATCGCCATGGGAGCGCCCATCTTAGATATAGGAAATACATCTTCTCTCGAGATAGTGTGCGATGTACTTACCCAAGATAGTACTCATATTCACGTAGGGGATCCTGTTTTGATCGAAGGATGGGGAGGGGAACCTTTCCAAGGAAAAGTCAGATTGGTAGAGCCTGCAGCATTCACTAAAATCTCCTCCTTAGGAGTAGAAGAACAAAGGGTTAGAACTATCATAGATATAGCTCCACCTTCTCCGATGGGAGATTCTTTTCGGGTCCAAGCCAAAATAGTGTCCTTTAGCAAAGACAATGTGTTAATTCTACCTACAGCCGCATTGTTCAGGGAAGGAGAAAATTGGTCCGTTTTCAAAGTGGTAAAAGGTAAAGCGATTAAGACTAACGTAAAAATAGAGGCAAGAAGCGGAAAGTCTTCCCTTTTAACGGAAGGTCTGCAAGAAGGAGACGAAGTGGTTTTGTATCCGACCGAAGAGATACAGAACGGAAAAAAGGTGAAATAA
- a CDS encoding acyl-CoA dehydrogenase family protein — translation MKGIQEKKIDLYNPTDDHLSLRENVNAFAKENLDLQAKDHDDEESFNKDLFRRLGAELGIFGVTVPQEDGGMGLDPVASVIIHEEFSAYDPGFTLSYLAHEVLFVNNFYHSGNPSQRAKYMPKVLSGEWIGGMGMTEPGAGTDVLGMGTVATRKGDKYVLNGRKQFITNGIVGQVFLVYAKTSKDSRRTTSFIVESSYPGFSFGKKEEKMGMRSSPTTQLIFENMEVPAENLIGAEDGALTHMMRNLEIERVTLAAQSLGIAKRCIDVMCEYSILHREAFDKKLIEFGQIQRLLAESYADYQAARALVYDVASKIHPENRNSLGAASAKLVSTQMAERVSRNAIQVLGGYGYCREYPVERLHRDAILLSIGGGTNEAMQKNIAADLKKLYASSGM, via the coding sequence ATGAAGGGAATCCAAGAAAAAAAAATAGATCTATATAATCCGACAGATGATCATCTTTCCTTAAGAGAGAATGTGAATGCTTTTGCAAAAGAAAATCTGGATTTGCAAGCAAAGGATCATGACGACGAAGAGTCCTTTAATAAGGATTTATTCCGCCGATTAGGAGCAGAATTAGGAATATTCGGTGTTACTGTTCCTCAAGAGGACGGAGGAATGGGACTGGACCCCGTGGCAAGTGTGATCATTCACGAGGAATTTTCGGCCTATGATCCCGGATTTACTCTATCATATTTAGCTCATGAAGTACTTTTTGTAAACAATTTCTACCACAGTGGAAATCCTTCCCAGAGAGCGAAATATATGCCTAAGGTTCTCTCAGGGGAATGGATCGGCGGAATGGGAATGACCGAACCTGGAGCCGGAACCGACGTTCTTGGAATGGGAACAGTCGCCACTCGCAAGGGCGATAAATATGTGTTAAACGGCCGAAAGCAGTTTATCACAAATGGGATTGTAGGGCAGGTCTTTTTGGTATATGCAAAAACCAGCAAAGATTCTCGCCGAACCACTTCGTTTATCGTAGAGAGCTCTTATCCCGGATTTAGTTTCGGAAAAAAGGAAGAGAAGATGGGGATGAGGTCCTCTCCTACTACCCAACTGATCTTCGAAAATATGGAAGTTCCTGCTGAAAATTTGATCGGTGCCGAAGATGGCGCTTTGACTCATATGATGAGAAACCTAGAGATAGAAAGAGTGACTCTTGCCGCCCAATCTTTAGGTATAGCTAAACGTTGTATAGACGTGATGTGTGAATATTCTATCCTGCATAGAGAAGCCTTCGATAAGAAACTAATAGAATTTGGACAGATCCAAAGATTGCTAGCCGAGTCTTACGCTGATTACCAAGCAGCTAGAGCATTGGTATATGACGTAGCTTCTAAGATCCATCCTGAAAATCGGAACTCACTCGGAGCTGCTTCAGCAAAACTTGTCTCTACCCAAATGGCGGAAAGGGTTTCCAGAAATGCGATCCAGGTGTTGGGCGGTTACGGTTATTGTAGAGAATATCCTGTAGAAAGATTGCATAGAGATGCAATCTTACTTTCCATCGGCGGTGGAACAAACGAAGCAATGCAAAAGAATATAGCAGCCGACCTGAAGAAGCTATATGCAAGCTCAGGAATGTAA
- a CDS encoding LIC10415 family protein, whose translation MDVQLTNLVSSAEKLLRDKRSSVPGRTGVPSEAQNAADKTEFSSSLTSRYLKVQETLGNLQEQLSKEQMKLGVLSEEKNTPKEDLINILFGETPLFRELVENPNQDLNQLREQVQVKKDQLMDSIRKYEVESENVLSVGMLKNPENFRKSVENLSGKDIQMKQLSEKTIERLIQD comes from the coding sequence ATGGACGTTCAACTTACGAATCTAGTCTCATCAGCAGAGAAACTTCTCCGCGACAAGAGATCTTCCGTCCCAGGAAGAACGGGAGTACCCTCGGAAGCCCAAAACGCAGCCGACAAAACCGAGTTTTCTAGCAGCTTAACTTCTAGATACTTGAAAGTCCAAGAAACCTTGGGGAATCTCCAAGAACAACTTTCCAAGGAACAGATGAAACTCGGAGTACTGAGCGAAGAAAAGAACACACCTAAAGAGGATCTGATCAATATCCTTTTCGGTGAAACTCCTTTGTTCAGAGAATTGGTAGAAAATCCAAATCAGGATCTAAACCAATTGAGAGAGCAGGTCCAAGTGAAAAAGGACCAACTAATGGATTCTATCCGCAAATACGAAGTGGAATCCGAGAATGTGCTCTCCGTCGGAATGCTTAAGAACCCTGAAAATTTCCGAAAATCGGTCGAGAACCTTTCCGGCAAAGATATTCAGATGAAACAGCTCTCCGAGAAAACGATAGAAAGACTGATCCAAGATTAA